The following proteins are encoded in a genomic region of Sorangiineae bacterium MSr12523:
- a CDS encoding glycosyltransferase 87 family protein — protein MSQLPPSLAWFARHGFRLAVGATVLLGVLIVLHPYTMPKRYPLLDMVDLRTYRDGGQAILSGTPLYELASGGYKLNFVYTPFAALTFVPLALVPWWLTDLLAPMAQLLLFAWTIWVALRALGHDDGRELRYATLGLAAVFLFLEPVLLTLCFGQINIALMALILWDLGIPRTPRWQRWQGVAVGIAAGIKLTPAIFIVYLACSRRPRSALVATLTFAGTAVLGFLLAPTDSIEWWGGTFAHASRIGEYGTCVNQSLSGLVTRLTHQTSPTQLPWLLLCLVTAVIGLATAAAVHRAGHTLLGIVLCGMTGTMVSPFSWTHHWVWLVPLAIVALHHAEEFPRTTRRVLFGAFALCTLAWPIGFVTGRHMPDMFALFAIGPWHGLELVYHNSFILLYAVVLTWGRRWSYRAQPAVHAPA, from the coding sequence ATGTCGCAATTGCCGCCGTCCCTCGCGTGGTTCGCCCGCCATGGCTTTCGCCTCGCCGTGGGCGCCACCGTGCTCTTGGGTGTGCTCATCGTGTTGCATCCGTACACGATGCCCAAGCGCTATCCACTTTTGGACATGGTCGATCTGCGCACGTACCGGGACGGCGGCCAAGCCATCCTTTCCGGCACACCGCTCTACGAGCTCGCGTCCGGCGGGTACAAACTGAATTTCGTTTACACGCCTTTCGCCGCCCTCACGTTCGTCCCGCTCGCACTGGTGCCGTGGTGGCTGACCGATCTTCTTGCGCCCATGGCGCAGCTGCTCCTTTTCGCGTGGACCATTTGGGTCGCCCTGCGGGCGCTCGGCCATGACGATGGGCGCGAGCTGCGGTATGCCACGTTGGGTCTCGCCGCCGTGTTTCTTTTCTTGGAACCGGTGCTTTTGACCCTTTGTTTCGGACAGATCAACATTGCGCTCATGGCGCTCATCCTTTGGGACCTCGGTATTCCGCGCACACCGCGTTGGCAACGCTGGCAAGGGGTGGCGGTAGGAATTGCCGCTGGAATCAAGCTCACGCCCGCGATTTTCATCGTCTATTTGGCTTGCAGCCGACGCCCGCGCTCGGCCCTGGTGGCCACTCTGACCTTTGCTGGCACCGCGGTGCTCGGCTTCCTTCTGGCACCCACGGATTCGATCGAATGGTGGGGCGGCACCTTCGCCCATGCATCGCGCATCGGCGAATACGGAACGTGTGTCAATCAGTCCTTGAGTGGATTGGTCACCCGTCTCACGCACCAAACCAGCCCCACCCAGCTGCCGTGGCTTCTTCTATGCCTGGTCACCGCCGTCATCGGATTGGCCACCGCCGCAGCCGTGCATCGCGCGGGTCATACCCTCTTGGGCATCGTGCTCTGTGGCATGACCGGAACCATGGTATCGCCTTTTTCCTGGACGCATCATTGGGTCTGGCTCGTCCCCCTCGCCATCGTGGCGCTTCACCACGCGGAAGAATTCCCGCGCACCACCCGCAGGGTCCTCTTTGGTGCGTTTGCACTATGCACGCTGGCATGGCCGATCGGCTTCGTCACCGGCCGGCACATGCCAGATATGTTCGCGCTCTTTGCCATTGGCCCGTGGCATGGACTCGAGCTCGTCTACCACAACTCCTTCATTCTTCTTTACGCCGTGGTCCTCACGTGGGGCCGACGTTGGTCTTATCGAGCGCAGCCCGCAGTGCACGCGCCAGCTTGA
- a CDS encoding glycosyltransferase family 39 protein codes for MNVAESAYARRERIFMSREAVAAGCLAAGAFALLFWGVHRADPHYYYAPAVRSMSDSWHAFVYGALDPAGSITLDKMPGAFWLQALSARLFGYSDWSIALPQALLFGATVLVLFDTVRAWAGAKAGLAAGLVVLLTPITVALGRINIPDTTLVFCQVCAAHATLRATRTERLRPLMIAAVWLGLAFQVKMGQAFAVLPSLGVTYLVAAPGSLGKRIGRGAAALAVMAGISMLWPLLLTLTPASARPYVDGSQHNSVWEMVFGYNGLGRFIQFGKNAPIMAAFGGESSWSRLFGATLGPQISWLVPFATLAFALGIALRRGTPRTDALRAGWILWGSWLLVHAIEFSTTSDIHPYYTATLAPAIAALTGAGFVAFAEQWIAGARIGRGFPIAVATTGICAVFLSLREKEYLPWVWPAVAGLTVIACVLLAIRQKPRVALGAAAAAMLLAPAHWALAASGNPMKGLSTISPVAGPVRPLSSQTMAALHGFPAHVHIPMSVGDMHMSTPNKNLIAYVAAHHQGERYVFAVPTANTAAPYLRAGYSVLPMGGFTGSAPMPTVDDLSTAIAAGQLRYVLTGGFHGKMGGPIARERQEWVQSHCEPVPPADYANPTEPTGPPGNPEVLFDCHKGNSRLNVSGSK; via the coding sequence CGTCCACCGCGCCGATCCTCATTATTACTACGCGCCCGCCGTGCGCAGCATGAGCGACAGCTGGCATGCCTTCGTGTACGGCGCGCTGGATCCGGCAGGGAGCATCACCCTCGACAAAATGCCGGGCGCTTTCTGGCTTCAGGCACTCAGCGCACGACTGTTCGGTTATTCCGATTGGTCCATCGCGCTTCCGCAAGCGCTGCTGTTCGGGGCCACCGTGTTGGTGTTGTTCGACACCGTCCGTGCGTGGGCCGGTGCGAAAGCAGGGCTTGCGGCAGGCCTCGTCGTCCTACTCACGCCCATCACGGTCGCGTTGGGACGCATCAACATCCCCGATACCACTCTGGTGTTTTGCCAAGTGTGCGCGGCACACGCCACGTTGCGGGCCACCCGCACCGAGCGCCTGCGCCCGCTCATGATCGCTGCCGTTTGGCTCGGCCTGGCATTCCAAGTCAAAATGGGACAAGCCTTCGCCGTGCTGCCGAGCCTCGGGGTCACGTACCTCGTCGCGGCGCCTGGCTCGCTGGGAAAACGCATCGGTCGCGGCGCAGCGGCACTCGCCGTCATGGCCGGCATCAGCATGCTCTGGCCCCTGCTGCTCACGCTCACACCCGCGAGTGCACGCCCGTACGTCGACGGCTCGCAACACAATTCCGTTTGGGAAATGGTCTTCGGCTACAATGGCTTGGGGCGATTCATCCAATTCGGGAAGAACGCGCCCATCATGGCGGCATTCGGTGGCGAATCGAGTTGGAGTCGCCTTTTCGGTGCCACACTCGGGCCGCAGATCAGCTGGCTCGTTCCGTTTGCGACGCTGGCCTTCGCCCTGGGAATCGCCTTGCGCCGAGGTACCCCGCGCACCGACGCACTTCGCGCCGGATGGATCCTGTGGGGCAGTTGGCTGCTCGTGCACGCCATCGAGTTCTCCACCACGTCGGATATCCATCCTTATTATACCGCCACCCTGGCCCCGGCAATCGCCGCCCTCACCGGTGCCGGCTTCGTGGCCTTCGCCGAGCAATGGATCGCGGGTGCCCGGATTGGACGCGGATTTCCCATTGCCGTGGCCACGACCGGTATTTGCGCCGTGTTCCTATCGCTGCGCGAAAAGGAGTATCTCCCGTGGGTGTGGCCCGCCGTCGCGGGGCTCACCGTCATCGCATGCGTCCTTTTGGCCATTCGGCAGAAACCACGTGTGGCCCTCGGCGCGGCGGCGGCGGCGATGCTCCTGGCCCCAGCCCATTGGGCGCTCGCCGCATCGGGGAACCCGATGAAAGGCCTCTCCACGATCAGCCCTGTGGCCGGTCCGGTGCGGCCGCTTTCCTCGCAAACCATGGCCGCACTGCACGGTTTTCCCGCACACGTGCACATTCCCATGAGCGTCGGCGACATGCATATGAGCACGCCGAACAAGAACTTGATCGCTTATGTCGCCGCCCACCACCAGGGTGAGCGCTACGTGTTCGCCGTGCCCACGGCCAACACGGCCGCCCCGTATTTGCGCGCCGGATACAGCGTGCTTCCCATGGGTGGATTCACCGGTTCGGCGCCCATGCCCACGGTGGACGACCTTTCCACGGCCATTGCCGCAGGCCAACTGCGCTATGTGCTGACCGGCGGCTTTCACGGAAAAATGGGGGGCCCCATCGCGCGCGAGCGCCAGGAATGGGTCCAATCGCACTGCGAGCCCGTCCCGCCTGCCGATTACGCAAACCCCACCGAGCCCACGGGCCCGCCCGGCAATCCGGAAGTGCTGTTCGATTGCCACAAAGGCAACAGTCGCTTGAACGTGTCAGGTTCGAAATGA